In Primulina eburnea isolate SZY01 unplaced genomic scaffold, ASM2296580v1 ctg1190, whole genome shotgun sequence, the DNA window AATAACTGCATTTAGAAACCGTTATTATCAAACTTTGGGTGCAACAGATTATTGGAAGACGGTGGTACAATTTTTACCTTTGAAGGCACCAGGAAAAATAGCGTCTTAAAAGTTTCAATCAGAGTTCATACTCCCCAGTTTTATTGGAAGGTAATAATGGATACCCTTAACACAACCTTATCCTTGACATTGTATTAATCTTTTGCTAATACGTGTTCTACTATATTAACTAAATATTCGCCCTGTGTTCTACATATTGTCTGAAAGTTCGATTAACATATGGTGTAAGGATGAGATTCAACCTTCTTGGATCATCACGTGTTTGACTCAAATTTACATAATTAGAGTTAAAAATAGTTATGTGATCTTTATCTTTCAATTTACTATCCCATTCAATCCCACGAGCCAAACGGTGCCGAGGAACCCAGGggaatatttaattgtaaagttGAAGATGAAATAACAAGTTTACTGGAAGATTTGAAATGGAAATGGACGAAAAGTAGAATGTTTCAAATGGAAATTTTCTACTATGTATTCCCTTTCTTGTACATATACAGGTTGCAACTGAATCAGATTTAGGCCTTGCTGATGCCTATATTAATGGAGATTTTTCTTTTGTTGACAAGTATGAAGGTCTGCTCAACCTTTTCATGGTAAGAAATTGGAATTAAAATATCTAGCATGAACGCCTCATCTCTAACAcgattttcaatcttaaaaatCACTCATTTAATTCATATTTATGTGTACCATACTGTAATTAATGGTCTTTCTCAATGTTCACCATGCAGATTTTTATTGCCAATAGAGATTTAAGAACCGCCTCAAAATTAAACAATAGAAGGTGAGGAATAGATAGTTTTTTCCCATCAAACCCACTAAATCTTCTTAAAAACATGTGAAAGTATGACTTATATGTGTCTAGGGGATGGTGGACACCATTGCTTTTCACTTCTGCTGTAGCATCTGCAAAATATTTCTATCAACATGTTTCAAGGCAGAATACACTAACACAAGCACGCCGGAACATCTCAAGGCACTATGACTTAGTAAGTGTACAAAATGAACACGAGAGCTCGGATACTGTATGTATATTATAGTATTTTTATCTTGCGTGGTTGAACATTTCTGTTTACCCTCGATACATTTTCCATCATATTTAGAGGATCATGTCATAATTTATGTGCATGATATTTGCTGTTTCAGAGCAATGAACTATTCTCTCTATTCTTGGACGAGACAATGACGTACTCCTGCGCAATATTTAAGGTTAGAGATGATGGTTTTGATATTTCTATTtagcaataattttttttttttaaaagtaataAACACGCCATTATTTTCTTTTGAAGACTCAATGTGAAGACTTGAAGATTGCACAGCTAAGGAAAATATCTCTTTTGATTGAAAAGGTCTAAACCTTTTTCTTAATGATGAATCGATTCAGTATCACCATGAGGATATTCTCCAGAAGCTGAACTTTTGTTAATTTAAAGGCGAAAATTAGCAAGGAACATCACATTCTAGAGATTGGTAGCGGTTGGGGTAGTGTAGCTATTGAAGCTGTTAAACAAACTGGATGCAAATATACGGGCATCACTCTATCAGAACAGCAACTGCAGCATGCTGAACTGAAAGTAAAAGAAGCTGGTCTTCAGGTACGCATATTATTATGACGAGTTTGATTTGTAATTAAAATGTTCACAAACCTGTTTCAAGAAATTCTTTGCATTTGTTGGAAGATCGGATATAGAACTAGCTAGAGACATGCTGACTATTGCCTTTTCACATGAATAAGTGCAATTTTTGTGCATTAACGTCGCTATATATTTTACTAAGCGGATTGTTATTTGGGATCAAATGAAATTTCTCTATGCGACTATCGCCAACTACGCAACACCAACAAGTACGACAGAGATTTCAAGTTTAAAATATAGTCTCTAGTTTAAGAGGATTCTTATTTCAGGATCACATAAAGTTTCTTCTTTGTGATTATCGCCAACTGCCTGATACCAACAAGTACGACAGGATAATATCATGGTGAGCTTCTGTTGCTTGAACTATGTTGAATTGGCGTGGCgccaaatttaaaaatattcagtCTATCAGATTCTTTTGTGGCATGGATGAAATACGGTACTATACTGATAATTTTGCAGTGAGATGTTGGAAGCTGTAGGACATGAATTTATGGAAGATTACTTCAAAAGCTGTGAATCTGTTTTAGCAGAAAATGGTCTTTTTGTTCTTCAGGTACGCAATGCAATTCATTTTAGTGCTTAATCAACAGCAACTTCACTTTCATTAACTATCTCTTCTAAATCGTATtggtttaataattaatttccaGACTTCTCTTGAATGTTACTCTCTCTTTTTTAAGTTTTCAGAAGCACGTATCTCCAATTGGTTCACATTGAATGTGATCAAACTATGTAAATCCCCGGGAATAAATTTATCTATAATAATTGATTCACTCAACGTCTGATGTAACACGGCAATAACAACTGTTCACATTCATATGTACCCATCCTAAAATGTCTCCTTTTCATAAACGTTTAAATAACTCAACCACCTCTTTTCTTTCAGGTATATCATGTCAAATATTGACTATGTGATCCTAACATTAGATATGGTCGATTTTTTCGTAGTTCATATCAATTCCTGATGAGAGGTACGACGAATACAGGCGCAGCTCAGATTTCATCAAAGAATACATATTTCCTGGTGGCTGCCTCCCTTCACTTAGTCGAGTAACATCAGCCATGGCTGCTGCTTCTAGATTTTGGTATAACTTATTTCTACATTTTAATTATGCTTTTTAAGCAGTTATTTTGCAACACCAATGcaaaaatttaagaaaaattgttgTCTTGCAGCGTGGAGCACCTGGAAGACATAGGAATTCACTATTATCAAACTCTAAGATGTTGGAGGGAAAATTTCTTGGATAACCAAAGGTAAAAGAAAAGGCAACTGTTCAGTGTAAATTTGGAcctcaaagatattcttaataGGAACTTGGCCAAATGAATCTGGCTGTTCCGATATTTGAAGTTTGAACAATTTGTCATCATTAAAAATCTTTGGTTTCTAACTAGTAAACTAGGTTCGTGAATCCTTCTCCGCCATTGAATCCTGTCTGAATTGTAGACTCTGATTAAATCCTTCAAGTAACAGTAATGAACTCATTTCAAATTATTGCATCTCACACGTTTTTCCAGAGGTTCCCTTAACAGTCTCCTATACCTTTTCCTGAATCCTGATATGTTATCTTTCCATAACCCGATATCATTTGTCATGCAACATGCTGAATAACGGATTtataaagaaaattttcagCTTCAGATAGTGCAATCTTGATAAGGTTTTTGTTGATTATTTGATTGTGGTTTTCTAGTCAAATTCTTGCACTGGGCTTCGATGAAAAGTTCATCCGGACATGGGAGTATTATTTTGACTATTGTGCTGCTGGATTCAAAACATGCACTCTTGGAAATTATCAGGTATGCCCTTAGATTCACAAAGAAAAAGCTAATGTGATACCTCTGATGAACTTACGACAGATATATATTTAGCAGATTGTATTTAGTAGGCCTGGAAATGTGGCTGCATTTGGTGATCCATACCAGAGTGTCCCGTCTATGCATGGACTGTAATCTCTGCATGTGCTCTTAAGAGAGTGTTTCAATGTCATAGGGACAAAAATTAGAAGATCCTTCAAGAAACACGAGATTTAGTGATGACACTCGCCCGGTCGCGACAAACATTGGCAAATTATTTATTTGGATTAGCTTCCAATTAATTCTTTTGAGCATTGACTACTTTCTTATAGAGGTTGCAATATTGCATGCGAAGTGGAATGATGATAATTAATCAAATCTTCA includes these proteins:
- the LOC140820544 gene encoding uncharacterized protein — its product is MPKIPAAWSAWNFLGTVNSKVCVTYWLNTLQNIKEAGLPFLVTLNPPQMPEHTLLKWSTGHPIPSVAASKASSELNLIQGKRKIWFCGAYQGYGFHEDGVKAGILAANGLLRKSCNVQNNPKHMVPSWLETGARLLVTRFLDHFIATGCLILLEDGGTIFTFEGTRKNSVLKVSIRVHTPQFYWKVATESDLGLADAYINGDFSFVDKYEGLLNLFMIFIANRDLRTASKLNNRRGWWTPLLFTSAVASAKYFYQHVSRQNTLTQARRNISRHYDLSNELFSLFLDETMTYSCAIFKTQCEDLKIAQLRKISLLIEKAKISKEHHILEIGSGWGSVAIEAVKQTGCKYTGITLSEQQLQHAELKVKEAGLQDHIKFLLCDYRQLPDTNKYDRIISCEMLEAVGHEFMEDYFKSCESVLAENGLFVLQAQLRFHQRIHISWWLPPFT